In Verrucomicrobiia bacterium, the genomic window GCCGTTCTATCCTTGCAAAACGGAATCCGGACAGCGCTATGAAAGCCTCGATTTATTTGATCCTCCTTTGCACGACCCCCCTATTGGCTGCTGAGAGCAGAATCATCGCGCCGGGGGCGACCCTGCAAAAGCTCGCGGACGGCTTTTCGTTCACGGAAGGCCCGGCCTGCGACGCCCGGGGCAACGTCTTCTTCACGGACCAACCGAATGACCGCATCCTCGAGTGGAGCGTCGAAGGAAAGCTTTCAATGTTTATGCAGCCCTGTGGCCGGGCCAATGGACTTTGTTTTGACGCCAAAGGGGGGCTGTGGGCATGCGCCGATGAGAAGAACCAGTTGTGGCGCATCGACGCAGCCGGCAAGGCCACCGTGGTTGTGAAAGATTATCAGGGCAAACTTCTCAATGGCCCCAATGATGTCTGGGTCAGGCCCGACGGGGGAGTTTATATCACGGACCCGTACTACAAACGTTCCTATTGGAATCGTGGGCCTAAAGAAATGCCTGAATGCGTCTATTTCCTCACGCCGGATGAGAAGAAGTTGGTTCGGGTTATCGACGATTTCAAACAACCCAACGGAATCATCGGCACCCCGGACGGCAAAATCCTTTATGTGGCGGACATCGGGGCCGGGCGGACCTATCGATACACCGTCCAAGCGGACGGCTCGCTGAAGGAAAAGCAGCTCTTTTGCGACATGGGTTCAGATGGCATGACTATCGATAATGAAGGCAATGTGTATCTGACGGGCCACGGCGTTTCAGTTTTTGAGCCTTCGGGCAGACTGCTCGAACATATCGACGTGGCCCAGCCCTGGACGGCTAACATCTGTTTCGGCGGGCGAGACCGGAGCACACTGTTTATCACAGCCAGCAAATGCATTTATGGTCTGCAAATGCGGGTGAAGGGGGTTGGAAGCCAGTAATGCAAGTCATGCCCTCCCATTTATGACATGGTATCCCAGAATCCGGTTCAGTGCCAATCTGGCAGCTATTCTTATTTTCACGCGCGCTTTGTTCTCACCACTCGCCGTGCAAGGCCAACCCTCCGGAACCGTCGATCTCTGGGCCCTGGCCAAACGGCGAGCGGCCATTCACCGGTATTCCACTCTCTTTACCGCGCAGGATGTGCGCAATCATCTCTCGAACGAGCAAGGCATTCAAAGCGCCATCGCCTGGTGCAAACAAACTGGGATCACTAAAGTCTATATCGAGGAGTTCCGCGATGGTTACCAGGCCGAACGCGCGACAATCGAACATGCAAAGCAGGCGTTCCTGGCAGCCGGTTTCGACGTGTCCGGTTGTGTCACCACCACTCGCGTGGGCAAACCCTCGACCGGCTGGAAAGAGGTAGCCTGTTGTTACACTGACCAGCCAACCCAGGAAAAGCTCCAGTCCATTTTTGAGTATGCCGCCAGCCTGTTCGACGAAATCATGATCGATGATTTCTGGTTTACCGATTGCGCCTGCCCTCAATGCGACGCGGCGCGCAAGGCCAGGACGGTAACCGTCGGGGACCACACCTATCCTGTCAGGGGCGATACGTGGGAGGATTACCGTTGTGAACTGATGACGCGCCTATCGAGTGACCGGCTGCTTGGCCCTGCAAAACGAGTCAACCCGAAAGTCCGGCTTATCATCAAGTACCCACAATGGTATGACAACTTCCATGTGCGCGGCTACGACGTGTCGCGCGAGACTGCAGAGTTTGACCGGATTTGGGTGGGCACCGAGACACGCGATTACCAGGACAAGCATTGGGGTGGAACGCCCCAATACGAGGGCTATTTCATCATGCGCTGGCTTGGGGCCATCGGCGGCGCCAAATGCGGAGGTG contains:
- a CDS encoding SMP-30/gluconolactonase/LRE family protein, giving the protein MKASIYLILLCTTPLLAAESRIIAPGATLQKLADGFSFTEGPACDARGNVFFTDQPNDRILEWSVEGKLSMFMQPCGRANGLCFDAKGGLWACADEKNQLWRIDAAGKATVVVKDYQGKLLNGPNDVWVRPDGGVYITDPYYKRSYWNRGPKEMPECVYFLTPDEKKLVRVIDDFKQPNGIIGTPDGKILYVADIGAGRTYRYTVQADGSLKEKQLFCDMGSDGMTIDNEGNVYLTGHGVSVFEPSGRLLEHIDVAQPWTANICFGGRDRSTLFITASKCIYGLQMRVKGVGSQ